The following coding sequences are from one Diprion similis isolate iyDipSimi1 chromosome 9, iyDipSimi1.1, whole genome shotgun sequence window:
- the LOC124410720 gene encoding uncharacterized protein LOC124410720, whose product MAKKGAPVALQTEVTNDAEWALILERKGLVLVDVYSDWSGPCTAMVSSLRKIKLESGVDILSYAVARNNDITDLERFRGNSEPVWMFIQNGTMVNMMFGAHCPNLSRLLLDEIKRVQQDEAPKFALPVSERGPEEQKRWEISEEQRLAKEKAIAAKENAERQAKYEAMLSQMMFELCEETALLLFPWVFVDEEGYPRDKKNSPPYVELVTDLFEQCFDVIEEVRVQLTEDIIDDMFTESNFELTEDIVFGLTDGKCMVMRLKGRPPHPDWPVKYPVEYPDKSTDCPVREINDVENYLSKIIYDEPPPLIHGAGTLLPPTRTSYEIKEFANRHVYVHEPDPEVEDDVKRTYPAVWVPPQARSKVHVFKTIFPQYMESSHPYEEIPPPLPKCFFKYKSHRIKELSEALSSYAEALERFGVFETDNPPTAKRIASSLESFEKKVKYPTGYEVFVVVVNYVNEETFLGFAGIEPYFESQSEEETLELIDLYFPESAVDELPIELDRSLLDVNEEEEYEDEDEEEEEDDAGYVDDRDLFDSIL is encoded by the exons ATGGCGAAGAAGGGTGCGCCAGTAGCGCTACAAACGGAAGTAACGAACGACGCTGAATGGGCGTTAATACTCGAGCGAAAGGGGCTGGTTCTGGTTGACGTTTATTCGGACTGGAGTGGTCCGTGTACAGCGATGGTTAGCAGCCTGAGAAAGATCAAACTAGAGTCTGGAGTCGACATCTTGAGCTACGCGGTGGCGAGGAATAACGACATAACGGACCTCGAACGGTTCCGAGGGAACAGCGAACCCGTTTGGATGTTCATCCAGAACGGTACGATGGTCAACATGATGTTCGGCGCCCACTGTCCTAACCTTTCCCGGCTCTTGCTCGACGAGATAAAACGAGTCCAACAGGACGAGGCGCCAAAGTTTGCACTGCCGGTTTCCGAACGTGGACCCGAGGAACAGAAACGCTGGGAAATCTCCGAGGAACAGAG ACTAGCCAAGGAGAAGGCGATCGCAGCTAAGGAGAACGCTGAAAGGCAGGCCAAGTATGAGGCCATGTTGAGTCAGATGATGTTCGAACTCTGCGAGGAAACCGCCCTTCTCCTCTTCCCCTGGGTCTTCGTAGATGAGGAGGGCTATCCCCGGGACAAGAAGAACTCACCACCCTACGTCGAACTCGTTACCGATTTATTCGAACAGTGCTTCGACGTCATTGAGGAAGTGCGAGTTCAGCTGACCGAGGATATCATCGATGACATGTTCACCGAGAGCAATTTCGAACTCACCGAGGATATTGTGTTCG GCTTAACCGATGGTAAATGCATGGTCATGAGACTGAAGGGCAGACCACCGCATCCTGATTGGCCGGTTAAGTATCCCGTCGAGTATCCCGACAAATCGACCGATTGTCCCGTCCGGGAAATAAACGACGTCGAGAACTATTTGTCCAAGATAATATACGACGAACCTCCGCCTCTCATCCATGGTGCTGGAACTCTGCTTCCGCCGACTCGAACCTCCTACGAAATCAAGGAATTTGCTAACCGGCACGTTTATGTTCACGAACCGGACCCCGAGGTTGAGGACGACGTGAAACGGACTTACCCAGCAGTCTGGGTTCCTCCTCAA GCCAGAAGCAAGGTCCACGTCTTCAAGACCATATTTCCGCAGTACATGGAGAGCTCTCATCCGTACGAAGAGATTCCACCACCACTGCCGAAGTGCTTCTTCAAATACAAATCGCACAGAATCAAGGAACTCTCGGAGGCTCTTTCGAGTTATGCTGAGGCTTTGGAACGATTCGGTGTTTTCGAAACGGACAATCCACCGACAGCGAAGCGAATCGCCTCGTCGCTTGAAAGCTTTGAGAAAAAG GTAAAGTACCCGACTGGTTACGAAGTTTTCGTCGTTGTCGTTAACTACGTTAACGAAGAAACTTTCCTTGGCTTCGCGGGCATCGAACCCTACTTCGAGAGTCAAAGTGAAGAGGAAACTTTGGAGTTGATTGATCTCTACTTTCCGGAGAGCGCTGTGGACGAACTACCCATTGAACTTGATAGGTCTTTACTGGATGTTAACGAAGAAGAGGAAtacgaagatgaagatgaagaagaggaggaggacgacgCTGGTTACGTGGACGACAGGGATTTGTTCGATTcgattctgtaa